The following are from one region of the Staphylococcus schleiferi genome:
- a CDS encoding ATP-dependent RecD-like DNA helicase, with protein sequence MDNPTLFDQTYVKGTVEMILFQNNENYYTVLKVDVQDSNGDFDDMVTVVGYFPNMVEDETYLFKGSVVQHPKYGKQLKAETFQKEIPQTKDAVIAYLSSDLFKGIGKKTAELIVETIGENAINEILKDNQVIEKVPKLSKKKQEQIVQQIITNQESEQVMIRLNELGFGSKLAMDIYKFYQHETLNVLDQNPYQLVYDIKGVGFQKADQLAQQLGIHPNHPDRLKAGLLFLVEETCIKQGHTYLPQEALINETIQLLSKNEGEDIRYEAIEDIMVQLTEEKKLIEVDHMIAIPSLYYSEIKSTQNLFRVYSHNEALTQFERSDIQLHIGEIEEMNEVHYATSQKEALECAINHKVMLLTGGPGTGKTTVIKGIVQLYSEIHGVSLDYDDYHDNDYPIVLAAPTGRASKRLHESTGLEAMTIHRLIGWNQETKPDDILDNEINAKLIIIDEMSMVDTWLFHQFMAAVPLDAQIIFVGDEDQLSSVGPGQVFKDLIDSNVLPRINLTEVYRQQEGSSIIELAHKMKLGEPVDITQRFHDRSFIPCSTEQIPDVVEKVVNNAVQKGYTMADIQVLAPMYRGNAGIKRLNQILQSILNPVQDKSKREIVFGDVIYRKGDKVLQLINRPNDNVFNGDIGIIVGIFWAKENALNKDVVVVDYDGNEITYMKSDLTELTHAYCTSIHKAQGSEFPIVLMPIVKQYYRMLQKPILYTGLTRAKQSLVFLGDSEAFNMGLATEGKARLTQLHSFLTQYFNNDTEEYNQDNQEDLPIELTEATMFKINPMINMGEVTPYDFLEIDKA encoded by the coding sequence TACAAGATTCAAATGGCGACTTCGATGACATGGTCACAGTCGTTGGATATTTTCCAAATATGGTCGAAGATGAAACGTATTTATTTAAAGGAAGCGTTGTCCAACATCCAAAGTATGGTAAACAGTTAAAAGCTGAAACTTTCCAGAAAGAAATTCCACAAACTAAAGATGCGGTAATTGCATATTTATCAAGCGACTTATTCAAAGGTATTGGTAAAAAAACAGCAGAACTGATTGTCGAAACAATCGGAGAAAATGCAATTAATGAAATATTGAAAGATAATCAAGTCATCGAAAAGGTTCCAAAACTTTCTAAAAAGAAGCAAGAACAAATTGTGCAGCAAATTATTACCAATCAAGAAAGTGAACAAGTGATGATACGTCTCAATGAATTAGGATTTGGATCAAAATTAGCGATGGATATTTATAAATTTTATCAACATGAAACGCTTAATGTACTAGATCAAAATCCTTATCAATTGGTTTACGATATCAAGGGAGTTGGTTTTCAAAAAGCGGATCAACTTGCACAGCAATTAGGCATTCATCCGAATCATCCTGATCGTCTAAAAGCCGGGCTATTATTTTTAGTTGAAGAAACTTGTATTAAACAAGGGCATACGTACTTACCACAAGAGGCGCTTATCAATGAGACCATACAACTTCTTTCTAAAAATGAGGGTGAAGACATTCGTTATGAAGCCATTGAAGACATCATGGTTCAATTGACTGAAGAAAAAAAGTTAATAGAAGTTGATCACATGATTGCCATACCAAGTCTATATTATTCTGAAATTAAAAGCACACAAAATTTATTCAGAGTTTATAGTCATAATGAAGCACTGACGCAATTTGAACGTTCAGATATTCAACTGCATATTGGTGAAATCGAAGAGATGAATGAAGTCCATTATGCTACCTCTCAAAAAGAAGCGTTAGAATGTGCAATCAATCATAAAGTTATGTTATTAACTGGTGGTCCGGGAACAGGGAAAACAACGGTTATTAAAGGTATCGTTCAACTTTACTCAGAGATTCATGGTGTGTCTCTTGATTATGATGATTACCATGATAACGACTATCCAATTGTTTTAGCAGCACCAACGGGACGTGCGTCGAAACGATTGCATGAATCAACAGGCTTAGAAGCCATGACGATACATCGTTTAATAGGTTGGAATCAAGAAACGAAGCCGGATGATATTTTGGATAATGAAATTAATGCCAAACTAATTATTATAGATGAGATGTCTATGGTGGATACGTGGTTATTCCATCAATTTATGGCTGCCGTGCCGTTAGATGCACAAATCATTTTCGTTGGGGATGAAGACCAGTTATCATCCGTTGGTCCGGGGCAGGTTTTTAAAGACCTTATCGATTCGAATGTGCTACCTAGAATTAATTTAACTGAAGTATACAGACAACAAGAGGGTTCAAGTATTATAGAACTTGCACACAAAATGAAACTAGGTGAGCCTGTTGATATTACCCAGCGTTTCCATGATCGTTCTTTTATACCCTGTAGTACCGAACAAATTCCTGACGTCGTTGAAAAGGTTGTAAATAATGCAGTACAAAAAGGTTATACGATGGCTGACATTCAAGTTTTAGCACCTATGTATAGAGGGAACGCTGGTATTAAAAGATTAAATCAGATTTTACAATCCATTCTTAATCCAGTTCAAGATAAGTCTAAGCGAGAAATTGTATTTGGTGATGTGATTTATCGTAAAGGCGATAAAGTATTACAACTCATCAACAGACCGAACGACAATGTTTTTAATGGTGACATTGGCATCATTGTCGGCATTTTTTGGGCGAAAGAAAATGCCCTTAACAAAGATGTCGTTGTCGTAGATTATGACGGTAATGAAATCACTTATATGAAATCAGATTTAACAGAACTTACACATGCTTATTGTACCTCTATTCATAAAGCGCAAGGCTCAGAATTTCCGATTGTTCTTATGCCCATCGTCAAACAATATTATCGAATGCTTCAAAAGCCGATTCTTTATACGGGATTGACACGGGCTAAACAATCTCTTGTATTTTTAGGTGATTCAGAAGCTTTCAATATGGGGCTAGCCACAGAAGGTAAGGCACGTTTAACACAATTACATTCATTTTTAACGCAATATTTTAATAATGACACTGAAGAATATAATCAAGACAATCAAGAGGACTTACCAATCGAATTGACCGAAGCAACCATGTTTAAAATCAATCCTATGATTAATATGGGTGAAGTCACACCATACGATTTTCTTGAAATTGACAAAGCTTAA